DNA sequence from the Thermoanaerobaculia bacterium genome:
AAGAGCTGGGACGGGGAAGGCACGGCCCCTCAGCTTACTCCCATGGGGGCGGTCTCTCCGCCCGGCGAGCCGGGCGACCCCGTCGCTCGGGGCCATCAGCCGGTCTCGTATTTCCAGTTCCGTGACTTGCCCTGCTCGATCCAGCCGATCGCCGTCTCGAGTCGGCGGCGCCGCGTCTCGTCCCTCTTCGCTTCGTTCAGCCACTCGATGTAATCCCGCCTCTTCGCAGGACTGAACGCTTCGAACGAGGCGCGCGCCCGCGCGTTCTTCTTCAGCGCGCTGCGGAAGTCCGCCGGCATCGCCGGCGCCTCCTTCCGGCGCGCCGGGCGCGCGGCGGCGGATATCGTCTTCCGATCGACGGCCGCCGCCTTCCGGAGCAGCACGACGATCTCGTCGTCGGACGGAAGATCGGCGAGCGACCCGATGCGGCCGAACTGCCCCATGGCTTCCTGCCCTTTCGAGCGTCCGCCGAGCACGCGCGCGGCTTTCCAGAGCCCGAACGCGCAGTGGCCCTTGAAGGCGGCCATGTGACAGAGGATCGCGCCGTCGGAGAGGAAGAACGGCATTCCCCACTTGATCGTCTCTTCGGCGGCCGGGCAGGCGCGATGGACGAGAGAGCGAAGGCGGACCAGGATCGGACGGGCGAATTCCGCCGATCGAGCGATGTAGGCGTCCACGCGGGGGTCCTTCGATGCCATGGCGCTTCCTTTCGCCTCGCGATTCTAGCGCGGCGGAATCGACGTCCCGGGGCACTCGTCTTGCTTGCAGAGAGCCGCGAAAGGAGGAGCGATGCCCGAGAAGAAGACGCTCGAAAGGGCGCGACGGGACGAGAGAGAAGGAAAGGCGCCGAGCACGCAGGCGGGGGAATTCGTGCGCGAGGAAATGGAGCACGTCCGCGAGGGCCGGCACGGCGCGCGGTCGACGAAGCAGGCGATCGCGATCGGGCTCTCGAAGGCCCGGCGTTCCGGAGTCGATCTCCCCCCGCCGAAGAAGGGAAAGGCCTCGGAGCGGACCCGCCGCCGGGCCGCCCGCGACGAGCGGAAGGGGAAATCGCCCTCCCGCAAGGCGTCGGTCCGCCGCTCCCGGGCCGTCTCCCGCGCATTGCGCCGCGAGGGGCGAGGAGCGGCGTCGAAGAAGGCGCTCTCCCGGCAGGCGAAGAGTGCGGCGCGGGGCCGTTCCGCCGCGTCGCGTTCGCGCACCGCGAAGAAAGCCGCGGCGACCCGCAAGCGAAAATAGCCGCGCCTCGGCGTCGCGAAAACGGGAAAGTTCGACCTCCTGGGGGTTCTTGCCGGATTTCCACCTCTGTGCTAGTTTCCCGCCAAATCGGGAACCCTGAACGCATCTGGAGGAGCAACATGAGGAAGGGACTCTCGCGAAGCCTCGTCTACTCTCTGCTGATCGCCGCCGCCGCCCCGCTTTCCGCGGGTCTCTTCGCTCCCCCGGGCGTCCAGCCGGCGTACCTCGGGAGCCTTCCCCAGAATCCGCCGATGCCCGATGCCGGCGTCTCCGGATCCTTCAACAGCAACGTCGATCCGTATCCGGATCTGGCGGTCGTCAACTACGGCAACAGCCTGCTCCTGATCTATACGGCCAACCCGATCGGCACCCTCTCGCTCACCCACACCTACGGCATCTTCAATCTCGACACGCCGAAGGCGATCGCCGCCGGGGACGTGAACGGCGACGGCAAGCTCGACCTCGTCGTCGGCGACGTCGGGGGGCTCTCGATCCTGCTCGGCGACGGCAACGGCAACTTCGCGGCGGCGTCCCCCCAGCGGCCGGCGGGGCTCGCGCCCGCATGGATCGACGGCGTCACGAAGATCTTCCTCAAGGACCTGAACCACGACGGCCGGCTCGACATCGTCGCCGTCAAGGACGATCCCGGCGGTTTCTTCGAGAACGGCGAGCTCCACCTCGTCGTGCTCCTCGGAACCGGCGGCGGCCAATTCGGGCCTCCGGACGACTACGACCTGGACGCCGAGTTCACGATCGGCAGCACCATGTTCGCGCTCGACGACTTCGACGGAGACGGGCAGCCGGACGTCATGT
Encoded proteins:
- a CDS encoding DUF6496 domain-containing protein, which encodes MPEKKTLERARRDEREGKAPSTQAGEFVREEMEHVREGRHGARSTKQAIAIGLSKARRSGVDLPPPKKGKASERTRRRAARDERKGKSPSRKASVRRSRAVSRALRREGRGAASKKALSRQAKSAARGRSAASRSRTAKKAAATRKRK
- a CDS encoding YdeI/OmpD-associated family protein, translating into MASKDPRVDAYIARSAEFARPILVRLRSLVHRACPAAEETIKWGMPFFLSDGAILCHMAAFKGHCAFGLWKAARVLGGRSKGQEAMGQFGRIGSLADLPSDDEIVVLLRKAAAVDRKTISAAARPARRKEAPAMPADFRSALKKNARARASFEAFSPAKRRDYIEWLNEAKRDETRRRRLETAIGWIEQGKSRNWKYETG